CTCGAGGGCGTGGTCAACTCGGTGGCCTGCTGGGGCGACACGGAAACGGTTCGCGACCAGCCAGACCGGGCCGCGGTCGCCGCAGACGGCACCCGGGCGACGCCCGAGGCCCGCGGACAGGACTGGGGCACCGTCTGTCCGACAGATCCCGACTACCGGGAAGCAGTACTCGAGCGAATCGCCGCGATCGGTGCCACGGGCGACGTCCGACTCACCACGCTCGGCTTCCCGGGCGAGGACTTCTGTCACTGTGAGCGCTGTGACCGGCTGTTCGCCGACAGCGCTCACGACAGCCGCGAGGCCTGGCGGGTCGACGTCATCACCGAGTTTGTCGCCGAGGCGGCCGACCGCGTCGAGGGCGACCTGATCGCGACGCTGTACCCCGATCCCTACCCGGGTGCGCTCCGTGAGCGGACCGGCGTCGATCCCCATGCGCTTGCCCCCCACGTCGACGGCTTCCTCGTCCCCCTGTGTGGGGCCGGCTACGCGACGACCTACTGGGTCGAATCCCTCGCGAAAGGATTCGACAGCGAACTCGAGGACCTTGAGGCCGACTTCGTGGTCCAGCTCTCGACCGACGGGGTCGCCGTCGATCGGCTCGTCGAGCTTACGGGGAGACTCGAGGCCGCCGTCGACGTCGACGCGGTCGTCTTCGGGACGTACGGCTCCGGAAGCGAGAAGCTCCGGGACGTGGTCGGTCGGCTCCGCGAGGACGCGCCAGCGGTGCTCGCCTGAGACGGGAAACAGCGGACACAGCAGGTTCAGGAGAAGGCCGTTGCCTAATTTGGTGAAACAATCATAGAGGGAGTGATATTGGCAAGAGTTAGCGTGCAAGACTCAGAGCGTGTATGCAGCACAGGTGGTTCGTTGCTTCCGACCAATCAGTGGTGAATCAACTGTTCGCTGAAGAGTACGTGTCTCTCGCGCAGGATTGTAACGGACTAACTTTAGATGGCTGCCCCAACCAGAGCGCTCGAATGAGTCGATCTGCTCCAAAAACCTAATACACTCACGCTGATTTCTCGAAATAATGGTTGGATTAGAACGAGGAACAGTCAAACTGGAACCGTACCGAGACGAATGGAAGGAACGTTACGGAGAAGAGATAGACCAGTTAGACGACATCGCAGGCGATCAGTTCGTTGATTTCGAACATATTGGGAGTACTGCTATCGATGGGATGCCTGCGAAACCGATTATCGATGTCCTTGCTGTCGTCGATGATCTGGACGACGCAGACACTCTCATTCCAGTTCTCGAAGAACAAGGATACGAATACCGCCCCGGAGACGTTGACGGGCGACTCTTCTTCGCCAAGGGGCCGCGCACGAATCGGACGGTATACCTCTCGATCTCGGAACACGGGAGTGACTTCTACGACGAGAAAGTCGCCTTCAGAGAGTATCTTCGTGAGCATCCTGAAGCCGCCGAACGGTACGCCTCACTGAAGAAAAGGTTGGCAGAGAAGCACCCAAAAAACAGAGAGAAGTATACTGCTGCGAAATCGGAGTTCATTAAGAACGTACTCGACCGGGCGATGAACGAGTAGCTACCACTCTCCCGATATTACTCTCCTCACCGTACACCAGATCGAACGAAGTAGAGCGCTTATTTGACACGCCACTCATAATACTGAAGGCAAATAACGACGAGTACTTCGATAACTGCTTCTCCTGTATTGACCGCTCGTTACTCTTCGAGATCGAGCTTCAGCTCGTGCTGCATTCGCGCTGTGTATTCATCACGAGAAGGTATGGCACATATCGAACACTATTGATTCATCAAGGTCGGTAAAAGGCCACGCGAACAGATACTCACCCCTCCTCCGGCATCTCCGGCTCCACGCCCGACAGCCGCATCGCGTTGCCGGTCACCCCGAGGCTCATCCCCATGTCGCCGATGACGACCGCGTGGATCACCGTCACGATCCCGAAGGGGGCACCGGCGGCGAGGACGGCCTTCACGGCGAGACTCGCCCAGATGTTCTGGCGGATGACGCCGTTTGCCTGCCGGGAGAGCCGATGCAGGTACGGCAGACGGGTGAGATCGTCGCCCATCAACGCGACGTCGGCCGTCTCGATCGCCGTGTCCGTCCCGGCCGCGCCCATCGCGACGCCGACGGTGGCGGTCGCGAGCGCGGGCGCGTCGTTGATGCCGTCGCCGACCATGACGACGTCGCCGTGTTCGGCCTCGAGTCGGCGGATCTCCTCGAGTTTCTCTTCGGGGAGGAGGTCGGCGTGGTAGGACTCGATGCCCACCTCGTCGGCGATCGCCCGGGCGGTTCCCTCGTTGTCACCGGTGAGCATCACGACACGAGCACCCTGTGCCCGGAGCCGCGAGACGGCCCACGTGGCCTCCGGTCGGACCGTGTCCGCGATCCCGAGGACGCCCAGCAACCGGTCGTCGGTGCCGACGAGGACGGCCGTCTTCCCCTGGCGCTCGAGTTCGGCGACGGCTTCGCCGATGACGTCCAGACAGTCACCGTCGCCACACTGCTGGCGAGCCGACTCGAGGATCCCCTCGCCGCCGCTCGACTCGACGACCTGCCCGCCGTCGGTCGTCGCGTGGACGTGCTCGAGGTCGAGGCCGAGCCCCGCGAAGAGGTCGGGCTTGCCGACGTAGTGGGGCTCCCCGTCGAGGTCGGCGCGGACGCCCCGTCCGGCGAGCGCCTCGAAGTCGGAGACCCGACGCTCCTCGTCCTCGAGAACGCCCCGCTCGCGCGCGTAGCCGACGACGGCCTCGCCGAGCGGGTGTTCGCTGCGCCGTTCGACGGCGCTCGCCCGGGCCAGCAGCTCCGCCTCGTCTACTCCCTCGAGCGCGACGACGTCCGTCACGGAGAGGTCACCCGTCGTCAGCGTGCCCGTCTTGTCGACCGCGACGACCGCGCTCTCGCCGACGGCCTCGAGGTGGCGACCACCCTTGATCAACACGCCGTGTTTCGCGGCGCTCGTGATCCCGGAGACGACGCTGACGGGCGTCGAGATGACGAACGCACAGGGGCAGGCGATGACGAGCAGGGTCAGCCCGCGCAAGAACCACGTGTCCCACGGCGCGCCGACTAAAAGCGGCGGCCCGGCGGCGAGCGCGACGGCCGCGACGACGACGACCGGCGTGTAGACGCTCGCGAAGCGGTCGACGAACTGCTCGCGGTCGGTCTTCTCGCGCTCGGCCTCCTCGACCAGCCGGACGATCCGGGCGAGCGTCGACTCCCCCGCCTCGCTCGTGGCCTCGACCTCGAGGTAGCCCGACTCGGCGATCGTCCCCGCGAACACCTCCTCGCCCGCCTCCCGGTCGACGGGGACGCTCTCGCCCGTGATCGGCGCCTGGTTCACCGCGCTCGCCCCCTCGCGGACGACCCCGTCGACCGGGATCTTCTCGCCGGGTCGGACGACGACGGTGTCGCCGACGGCGACTGCCTCGGCGGGCACCGTCTCCTCGGTGCCGTCTTCGCGCTTGATCGTCGCCGTCTCCGGCGAGAGGTCGAGCAGCTCCCGAATCGAGTCACGCGCCCGGTCCATCGAGAAGCGCTCGAGTAACTCGGCGAGACTGTAAAGCACCGCGAGCATCGCCCCCTCGAAGGGGTGGTGGGCGGCGACGGAGGCGAGGATCCCGATCGACATCAGGAGGTCGATGTCGAGGCTCCGGTTTCGCGCCGAGTAGTAGCCGTTGCGGACGATCGGTGTGCCCGCGACCGCGGCCGCGACGACGAACAGGACGTGTGAGAGCGCGACCGTCCGGCCGGCGACCGTGAACAGGTCGGGGTTTGCCCCGGTGAAGACGAACGCCAGGGCCATCCCGACGGCCACGAGGACGCCACCGATCGCCGTGCCCAGGGCACGACGGCTCCGCCAGACTGCGCCGGGATCGCGAAAGCGGCCTCCGTCCTCGTCGATCGGCGTCGCTCCGTAGCCGGCGTCCTCGATCGCCGTCACGGCGACAGCCGGCTCG
This portion of the Natronobeatus ordinarius genome encodes:
- a CDS encoding GrpB family protein, with amino-acid sequence MVGLERGTVKLEPYRDEWKERYGEEIDQLDDIAGDQFVDFEHIGSTAIDGMPAKPIIDVLAVVDDLDDADTLIPVLEEQGYEYRPGDVDGRLFFAKGPRTNRTVYLSISEHGSDFYDEKVAFREYLREHPEAAERYASLKKRLAEKHPKNREKYTAAKSEFIKNVLDRAMNE
- a CDS encoding heavy metal translocating P-type ATPase, with the translated sequence MSELDPASPPAETRPLELAVPEMDCPSCAGKVTNSVETLEGIERLEPRVTSGTLVVEYDPERTDEAAVRERVEAAGYTVESGASELTLSVPEMDCPSCAGKVENALEGVSGVGAVETQPATGRVTVTAADVEPAVAVTAIEDAGYGATPIDEDGGRFRDPGAVWRSRRALGTAIGGVLVAVGMALAFVFTGANPDLFTVAGRTVALSHVLFVVAAAVAGTPIVRNGYYSARNRSLDIDLLMSIGILASVAAHHPFEGAMLAVLYSLAELLERFSMDRARDSIRELLDLSPETATIKREDGTEETVPAEAVAVGDTVVVRPGEKIPVDGVVREGASAVNQAPITGESVPVDREAGEEVFAGTIAESGYLEVEATSEAGESTLARIVRLVEEAEREKTDREQFVDRFASVYTPVVVVAAVALAAGPPLLVGAPWDTWFLRGLTLLVIACPCAFVISTPVSVVSGITSAAKHGVLIKGGRHLEAVGESAVVAVDKTGTLTTGDLSVTDVVALEGVDEAELLARASAVERRSEHPLGEAVVGYARERGVLEDEERRVSDFEALAGRGVRADLDGEPHYVGKPDLFAGLGLDLEHVHATTDGGQVVESSGGEGILESARQQCGDGDCLDVIGEAVAELERQGKTAVLVGTDDRLLGVLGIADTVRPEATWAVSRLRAQGARVVMLTGDNEGTARAIADEVGIESYHADLLPEEKLEEIRRLEAEHGDVVMVGDGINDAPALATATVGVAMGAAGTDTAIETADVALMGDDLTRLPYLHRLSRQANGVIRQNIWASLAVKAVLAAGAPFGIVTVIHAVVIGDMGMSLGVTGNAMRLSGVEPEMPEEG